From the Streptomyces pluripotens genome, one window contains:
- a CDS encoding HAMP domain-containing protein, translated as MESGAATRGTKTRAKGGRSLGRSGGTTEVDTAALNRLLTALVAMRDGNFRKRLTVSGDGVMSEIAAVFNEVADRNLHLTGELSRVRRMVGREGKLTERLETGACEGSWATAIDNSNALVDDLVWPVSEVSRVLTAVAEGDLSPRMELRTQAPDGATGHPLRGEFLKVGRTVNNLVDQLSTFTDEVTRVASEVGTEGKLGGQARVRGMSGSWKDLTESVNTMAYRLTAQVRDIALVTTAVAKGDLSRKVTVHVAGEMLELKNTVNTMVDQLSSFSSEVTRVAREVGTEGILGGQAQVPGVDGVWKELTDSVNTMAGNLTAQVRGISQVTTAVANGDLSRKVTVPARGEVAQLAETINQMTETLRIFADEVTRVANEVGAEGRLGGQANVPGAAGTWKDLTDSVNTVFRNLTTQVRDIAAVTTAVASGDLSQKVTVDVAGEMLELKNTVNGMVDQLSAFGAEVTRVAREIGVEGELGGQAQVPGAAGTWKDLTDSVNTAFRNLTGQVRNIAQVTTAVANGDLSQKVTVDVSGEMLQLKNTVNRMVDQLSLFADQVTRMARDVGTEGRLGGQARVDGVSGTWKELTDSVNFMAGNLTSQVRQIAQVTTAVARGDLSQKIDVDARGEILELKNTINTMVDQLSAFADQVTRVARDVGTEGRLGGQAQVPGVAGVWRDLTDSVNGMAGNLTAQVRNIAQVATAVARGDLSQKITVDARGEILELKNTLNTMVDQLSSFAQEVTRVAREVGTEGILGGQAEVQGVAGTWKDLTQSVNFMANNLTGQVRNIAEVTTAVAKGDLSKKITVDAKGEILELVTTVNTMVDQLSSFAEQVTRVAREVGTEGILGGQAHVPGVTGIWKDLSNNVNLMANNLTMQVRNISQVAAAVANGDLTRQVTIEARGEVAQLADTINTMVKTLSSFADQVTKVAREVGTDGILGGQAHVPGVAGTWKDLTESVNQMASNLTGQVRNIAMVTTAIAKGDLTKKIDIDARGEILELKTTINTMVDQLSSFAEEVTRVAREVGTEGQLGGQARVRDVDGTWRDLTESVNEMAGNLTRQVRAIARVATAVTRGDLNLKIDVDASGEIQELQDYINKMIANLRDTTIANKEQDWLKGNLARISALMQGRRDLEDVASLIMSELTPVVSAQHGAFFLAMPLVDKDAADGEENYELRMQGSYGYSMGSMPTSFRPGEALVGTAAEEKRTILVENAPSGYLKISSGLGEAPPAQVIVLPVLFEGKVLGVIELASFTPFTQIQKDFLNQIAEMIATSVNTISVNTKTEQLLKQSQELTEQLRERSAELENRQKALQASNAELEEKAELLARQNRDIEVKNTEIEEARQVLEERAEQLAVSMRYKSEFLANMSHELRTPLNSLLILAKLLADNAEGNLSPKQVEFAETIHGAGSDLLQLINDILDLSKVEAGKMDVSPTRIALVQLVDYVEATFRPLTAEKGLDLSVRVSPELPATLHTDEQRLLQVLRNLLSNAVKFTDSGSVELVIRPTGASVPQSIREQLLETGSLTDPDGELIAFSVTDTGIGIAASKMRVIFEAFKQADGTTSRKYGGTGLGLSISREIAQLLGGEIHAQSEPGRGSTFTLYLPLHPSELPPQGYQQSVTALEAGELLASEAASELSVVEIETPAEVKSYRETQNGPAALFRRRRRSLPQGEQRSEPWAAVPEQESPPQSARAVRFGGQKVLIVDDDIRNVFALTSVLEQHGLSVLYAENGREGIEVLEQHEDVAVVLMDIMMPEMDGYATTTAIRRMPQFAGLPIIALTAKAMKGDREKAIGSGASDYVTKPVDPDHLLAVMQQWMGAK; from the coding sequence GTGGAGTCTGGCGCGGCGACGCGGGGCACGAAGACGCGCGCGAAGGGCGGACGGTCCCTGGGCAGGAGTGGCGGTACCACGGAAGTGGACACGGCTGCCCTGAACCGGCTGCTGACGGCTCTGGTGGCGATGCGGGACGGGAACTTCCGCAAGCGCCTCACGGTGTCCGGGGACGGCGTGATGTCGGAGATCGCGGCCGTCTTCAACGAGGTAGCTGACCGGAATCTGCACCTCACCGGTGAGCTGTCGCGGGTCCGGCGCATGGTGGGACGTGAGGGAAAACTCACGGAACGGCTGGAAACAGGAGCGTGCGAGGGGTCCTGGGCGACCGCCATCGACAACTCCAACGCGCTGGTGGATGATCTCGTCTGGCCCGTCTCGGAGGTCAGCCGCGTACTCACGGCCGTCGCCGAAGGCGACCTGTCGCCGCGGATGGAACTGCGGACTCAGGCGCCCGACGGCGCCACGGGGCATCCGCTGCGCGGTGAGTTCCTGAAGGTGGGACGGACCGTCAACAACCTGGTCGACCAGTTGTCGACGTTCACGGACGAGGTCACGCGGGTGGCCAGTGAGGTCGGCACCGAGGGCAAGCTCGGCGGCCAGGCACGGGTGCGCGGTATGTCGGGTTCGTGGAAGGACCTGACCGAGTCGGTCAACACCATGGCGTACCGGCTGACGGCGCAGGTGCGGGACATCGCGCTGGTGACCACGGCCGTCGCCAAGGGCGACCTGTCGCGCAAGGTGACCGTCCATGTCGCCGGCGAGATGTTGGAGCTGAAGAACACCGTCAACACGATGGTGGACCAGCTGTCGTCCTTCTCCTCGGAGGTCACCAGGGTGGCCCGGGAGGTGGGTACCGAGGGCATCCTGGGCGGACAGGCGCAGGTGCCCGGGGTGGACGGGGTGTGGAAAGAGTTGACGGATTCCGTCAACACGATGGCGGGCAATCTGACCGCCCAGGTGAGGGGTATCTCACAGGTCACGACCGCTGTCGCCAACGGTGACCTGTCGCGCAAGGTGACGGTTCCGGCGCGGGGTGAGGTGGCACAGCTCGCCGAGACGATCAACCAGATGACCGAGACGCTGCGGATCTTCGCGGACGAGGTCACCCGGGTGGCGAACGAGGTCGGTGCGGAGGGCCGGCTCGGCGGGCAGGCGAACGTACCGGGTGCAGCGGGTACCTGGAAGGACCTGACGGACTCCGTCAACACGGTCTTCCGGAACCTGACCACGCAGGTGCGCGACATCGCCGCCGTGACGACCGCCGTGGCCAGTGGTGATCTGTCCCAGAAGGTCACCGTGGACGTGGCCGGCGAGATGTTGGAGCTGAAGAACACCGTCAACGGCATGGTGGACCAGCTGTCGGCGTTCGGTGCCGAGGTGACGCGGGTCGCGCGGGAGATCGGTGTCGAGGGTGAGCTGGGTGGCCAGGCACAGGTGCCGGGTGCGGCGGGCACCTGGAAGGACCTGACGGACTCCGTCAACACCGCGTTCCGCAACTTGACCGGTCAGGTGCGCAACATCGCCCAGGTGACCACCGCGGTGGCCAACGGTGACCTGTCCCAGAAGGTCACCGTCGACGTCTCCGGCGAGATGCTGCAGTTGAAGAACACCGTGAACCGGATGGTGGACCAGCTGTCCTTGTTCGCCGACCAGGTCACGCGGATGGCGCGGGACGTGGGTACGGAGGGCCGGCTGGGCGGTCAGGCCCGGGTGGACGGTGTCTCCGGTACGTGGAAGGAGTTGACGGACTCCGTCAACTTCATGGCGGGCAACCTGACCTCGCAGGTGCGGCAGATCGCCCAGGTGACCACGGCCGTCGCGCGCGGCGACCTCTCTCAGAAGATCGACGTCGACGCGCGCGGCGAGATCCTTGAGCTGAAGAACACGATCAACACCATGGTCGACCAGCTGTCCGCCTTCGCCGACCAGGTGACCCGGGTCGCCCGGGACGTGGGCACCGAGGGCCGGCTCGGTGGCCAGGCACAGGTGCCGGGTGTCGCCGGGGTGTGGCGGGACCTGACGGACTCCGTCAACGGTATGGCCGGCAACCTCACCGCCCAGGTGCGCAACATCGCCCAGGTCGCCACTGCGGTGGCCCGCGGCGACCTCTCCCAGAAGATCACCGTGGACGCACGCGGGGAGATCCTTGAGCTGAAGAACACCCTGAACACGATGGTGGACCAGCTGTCGTCGTTCGCCCAGGAGGTCACGCGGGTGGCCCGCGAGGTGGGCACGGAGGGCATCCTCGGGGGTCAGGCGGAGGTCCAGGGGGTGGCCGGCACCTGGAAGGACCTCACGCAGTCCGTGAACTTCATGGCCAACAACCTGACCGGTCAGGTGCGCAACATCGCCGAGGTCACGACGGCGGTCGCGAAGGGCGACCTGTCCAAGAAGATCACCGTTGATGCGAAGGGCGAGATCCTTGAGCTCGTCACCACCGTCAACACCATGGTGGATCAGCTGTCCAGCTTCGCCGAGCAGGTGACCCGGGTGGCCCGCGAGGTGGGCACCGAGGGCATCCTGGGCGGCCAGGCGCACGTACCGGGCGTCACCGGCATCTGGAAGGACCTCAGCAACAACGTCAACCTGATGGCCAACAACCTGACCATGCAGGTGCGGAACATCTCCCAGGTGGCTGCCGCCGTCGCGAACGGCGACCTGACGCGGCAGGTGACCATCGAGGCGCGCGGTGAGGTCGCGCAGCTCGCCGACACCATCAACACGATGGTGAAGACGCTGAGTTCGTTCGCCGACCAGGTCACCAAGGTGGCCCGTGAGGTGGGCACGGACGGCATTCTGGGCGGGCAGGCACACGTACCGGGCGTGGCCGGCACCTGGAAGGACCTCACCGAGTCCGTGAACCAGATGGCGTCCAACCTGACCGGTCAGGTGCGCAACATCGCCATGGTCACCACGGCCATCGCCAAGGGTGACCTGACCAAGAAGATCGACATCGACGCGCGCGGCGAGATCCTTGAGCTGAAGACGACGATCAACACGATGGTCGACCAGCTGTCCAGTTTCGCCGAGGAGGTCACCCGGGTGGCCCGCGAGGTGGGCACCGAGGGGCAACTCGGCGGTCAGGCGCGGGTGCGTGACGTGGACGGCACCTGGCGGGACCTCACCGAGTCGGTGAACGAGATGGCCGGGAACCTGACCCGCCAGGTGCGTGCCATCGCTCGGGTGGCGACCGCGGTGACCCGCGGTGACCTGAACCTGAAGATCGACGTGGACGCGTCCGGGGAGATCCAGGAACTGCAGGACTACATCAACAAGATGATTGCCAACCTGCGCGACACCACGATCGCCAACAAGGAGCAGGACTGGCTCAAGGGCAACCTGGCCCGCATCTCCGCGCTCATGCAGGGTCGCAGGGACCTGGAGGACGTCGCCTCGCTGATCATGAGCGAACTGACACCGGTGGTGTCCGCGCAGCACGGCGCGTTCTTCCTCGCGATGCCGCTCGTGGACAAGGACGCGGCGGACGGCGAGGAGAACTACGAGCTGCGGATGCAGGGCTCGTACGGCTACTCGATGGGCTCCATGCCGACGTCGTTCCGGCCCGGTGAGGCGCTGGTCGGCACCGCCGCCGAAGAGAAGCGGACGATTCTGGTCGAGAACGCGCCCAGCGGCTATTTGAAGATCTCCTCCGGACTCGGTGAGGCGCCGCCCGCGCAGGTGATCGTGTTGCCCGTACTGTTCGAGGGCAAGGTCCTCGGCGTGATCGAGCTGGCGTCATTCACTCCCTTCACGCAGATCCAGAAGGACTTCCTCAACCAGATCGCCGAGATGATCGCGACCAGCGTCAACACCATCTCGGTCAACACCAAGACCGAGCAGTTGCTAAAGCAGTCGCAGGAGCTGACCGAGCAACTGCGCGAGCGGTCGGCCGAGTTGGAGAACCGGCAGAAGGCGCTGCAGGCGTCCAACGCGGAACTGGAGGAGAAGGCGGAACTGCTGGCCCGGCAGAACCGCGACATCGAGGTGAAGAACACCGAGATCGAGGAGGCGCGGCAGGTACTGGAGGAGCGCGCCGAGCAGCTCGCGGTGTCGATGCGCTACAAGAGCGAGTTCCTCGCGAACATGTCGCACGAGCTGCGTACGCCGCTCAACTCGCTGCTGATCCTGGCCAAACTGCTCGCCGACAACGCCGAGGGCAACCTCTCCCCGAAGCAGGTGGAGTTCGCCGAGACCATCCACGGCGCTGGCTCCGACCTGCTCCAGCTGATCAACGATATCCTCGACCTGTCGAAGGTCGAGGCGGGCAAGATGGACGTCTCCCCGACGCGTATCGCGCTGGTCCAGCTCGTGGACTATGTGGAGGCCACCTTCCGTCCGCTGACTGCGGAGAAGGGGCTGGACCTGTCCGTACGAGTCTCTCCGGAGCTGCCCGCGACCCTGCACACGGACGAGCAGCGGCTGCTGCAGGTGCTGCGCAACCTGCTGTCGAACGCGGTGAAGTTCACCGACTCCGGGTCCGTGGAGCTGGTGATCCGGCCGACCGGTGCGAGTGTGCCGCAGTCGATCCGGGAGCAGTTGCTGGAGACAGGTTCCCTGACTGATCCGGACGGTGAGCTGATCGCATTCTCGGTGACCGACACCGGCATCGGCATCGCGGCCAGCAAGATGCGGGTGATCTTCGAGGCCTTCAAACAGGCCGACGGGACGACCAGCCGCAAGTACGGCGGCACTGGCCTCGGCCTGTCGATCTCGCGCGAGATCGCGCAGCTGCTCGGCGGTGAGATCCACGCGCAGAGCGAACCGGGCCGCGGTTCGACCTTCACGCTCTACCTGCCGCTGCATCCGAGCGAGCTGCCGCCGCAGGGCTACCAGCAGTCCGTCACCGCGCTGGAGGCCGGCGAGCTGCTCGCCTCGGAAGCGGCCTCGGAACTGTCCGTCGTGGAGATCGAGACCCCCGCCGAGGTGAAGTCCTACCGCGAGACGCAGAACGGTCCCGCGGCCCTCTTCCGGCGCCGCCGTCGGAGTCTGCCGCAGGGCGAGCAGCGGTCCGAGCCGTGGGCAGCGGTCCCCGAGCAGGAGAGCCCGCCCCAGTCCGCGCGGGCAGTGCGGTTCGGCGGTCAGAAGGTGCTGATCGTCGACGACGACATCCGCAACGTGTTCGCACTCACCAGTGTCCTGGAGCAGCACGGACTGTCGGTGCTGTACGCCGAGAACGGCCGCGAGGGCATCGAGGTGCTGGAGCAGCACGAGGATGTGGCAGTCGTGCTGATGGACATCATGATGCCCGAGATGGACGGGTACGCGACCACTACCGCGATCCGCAGGATGCCGCAGTTCGCCGGGCTGCCGATCATCGCGCTGACCGCGAAGGCGATGAAGGGTGACCGGGAGAAGGCGATCGGGTCCGGCGCTTCCGACTACGTCACCAAGCCGGTCGATCCCGACCACCTACTGGCCGTGATGCAGCAGTGGATGGGTGCGAAGTGA
- a CDS encoding response regulator: MVQKAKILLVDDRPENLLALEAILSALDQTLVRASSGEEALKALLTDDFAVILLDVQMPGMDGFETAAHIKRRERTRDIPIIFLTAINHGPHHTFRGYAAGAVDYISKPFDPWVLRAKVSVFVELYMKNCQLREQAALLRLQLEGGSRGAADGKDSAGLLAELSARLAAVEEQAEALSKQLDDDSADAAAVATAAHLERKLTGLRRALDALEPGTGADGTSVPAQN, from the coding sequence ATGGTGCAGAAGGCCAAGATCCTCCTGGTCGATGACCGGCCGGAGAATCTGCTGGCGCTGGAGGCCATCCTCTCTGCGCTCGATCAGACGCTGGTGCGGGCATCGTCCGGGGAGGAAGCGCTCAAAGCACTGCTCACGGACGACTTCGCAGTCATTCTGCTGGACGTCCAGATGCCGGGCATGGACGGGTTCGAGACCGCGGCGCACATCAAGCGGCGCGAGCGGACCCGGGACATCCCGATCATTTTCCTCACGGCGATCAATCACGGCCCGCACCACACCTTCCGGGGCTATGCGGCGGGCGCGGTCGACTACATCTCCAAGCCGTTTGACCCGTGGGTACTGCGTGCCAAGGTCTCGGTGTTCGTCGAGCTGTACATGAAGAACTGTCAGCTGCGTGAGCAGGCTGCGCTGCTCCGGCTGCAGTTGGAGGGCGGTAGCAGGGGCGCGGCTGACGGAAAGGATTCCGCCGGGCTGCTCGCCGAACTGTCCGCGCGGCTCGCGGCCGTCGAGGAACAGGCCGAGGCGTTGTCCAAGCAACTGGACGATGACTCCGCCGATGCGGCCGCGGTGGCCACGGCCGCCCATCTGGAGCGCAAACTCACCGGGTTGCGTCGCGCGCTCGACGCTCTGGAGCCGGGTACAGGTGCCGACGGCACCTCGGTTCCGGCACAGAACTGA
- a CDS encoding DNA translocase FtsK — protein MASRPSAAKKQPVKKTAAPAKAPARKAAAKKAPAKKVTAKKATAKKGAPPKPAPSPTGGVYRLVRALWLGLAHATGAVFRGIGQGAKNLDPAHRKDGVALLLFGVALIVAAGTWADLKGPVGDLVEILVTGAFGRLDLLVPILLAVIAVRLIRHPERPEANGRIVIGLSALVVGVLGQVHIACGSPARSGGMQAIRDAGGLIGWAAATPLTYTMTDVLAVPLLVLLTIFGLLVVTATPVNAIPQRTRMLGVRLGVLHGHEAAELTEDDERYDEQWREALPARSRRRVNARQPYDPDGAEEAALSQRRGRPRRSAVPQPDPQRQMDAVDVAAAAAAALDGAVLHGMPPSALVADLTQGVGVGEREDTTPVPGPVPVPVAPTAPPVPSARPKQGKLKAGVVPDLTKKAPEEPRDLPPRAEQLQLSGDVTYALPSLDLLTRGGPGKARSAANDAVVASLTQVFTEFKVDASVTGFTRGPTVTRYEVELGPAVKVERITALTKNIAYAVASPDVRIISPIPGKSAVGIEIPNTDREMVNLGDVLRLAESAEDDDPMLVAFGKDVEGGYVMHSLAKMPHMLVAGATGSGKSSCINCLITSIMMRSSPEDVRMILVDPKRVELTAYEGIPHLITPIITNPKRAAEALQWVVREMDLRYDDLAAYGYRHIDDFNQAVREGKVKPPEGSERELQPYPYLLVIVDELADLMMVAPRDVEDAIVRITQLARAAGIHLVLATQRPSVDVVTGLIKANVPSRLAFATSSLADSRVILDQPGAEKLIGKGDGLFLPMGANKPTRMQGAFVTEAEVAAVVRHCKDQMAPIFRDDVTVGTKQKKEIDEDIGDDLDLLCQAAELVVSTQFGSTSMLQRKLRVGFAKAGRLMDLMESRSIVGPSEGSKARDVLVKPDELDGVLAVIRGESDA, from the coding sequence ATGGCCTCACGTCCCTCCGCAGCCAAGAAGCAGCCCGTGAAGAAGACGGCTGCTCCCGCGAAGGCTCCGGCGAGGAAGGCCGCCGCGAAGAAGGCACCTGCCAAGAAGGTCACGGCGAAGAAGGCCACGGCGAAGAAGGGTGCGCCGCCCAAGCCGGCGCCCAGTCCCACAGGGGGCGTGTACCGGCTCGTGCGCGCCCTCTGGCTCGGCCTCGCGCATGCCACCGGGGCCGTGTTCCGCGGCATAGGACAGGGTGCGAAGAACCTCGACCCGGCCCACCGCAAGGACGGCGTGGCACTGCTGCTGTTCGGTGTTGCGCTGATCGTCGCCGCCGGTACCTGGGCTGACCTGAAGGGTCCCGTCGGCGACCTGGTGGAGATTCTCGTCACCGGGGCCTTCGGCCGACTCGACCTACTGGTGCCGATACTGCTCGCGGTGATCGCCGTGCGACTCATCCGGCACCCGGAACGGCCGGAGGCCAACGGTCGGATCGTGATCGGCCTGTCCGCGCTCGTCGTCGGCGTGCTGGGCCAGGTCCACATCGCCTGTGGCTCGCCTGCCCGCAGTGGTGGCATGCAAGCCATAAGGGACGCCGGCGGCCTCATCGGCTGGGCAGCGGCCACTCCGCTGACCTACACCATGACCGACGTGCTCGCCGTGCCGCTGCTGGTTCTGCTGACGATCTTCGGGCTGCTGGTGGTGACCGCGACCCCGGTCAACGCCATTCCGCAACGGACGCGCATGCTCGGCGTGCGCTTGGGTGTGCTGCACGGCCACGAGGCAGCGGAACTCACCGAGGACGACGAACGCTACGACGAGCAGTGGCGCGAGGCGCTGCCGGCGCGCTCCCGTAGACGCGTGAACGCCCGTCAGCCGTACGACCCCGACGGTGCGGAGGAAGCGGCACTCTCGCAGCGTCGGGGCCGTCCCCGGCGTTCCGCGGTGCCCCAGCCGGATCCGCAGCGGCAGATGGATGCCGTGGACGTTGCCGCGGCGGCCGCCGCCGCGCTCGATGGTGCCGTCCTGCACGGCATGCCGCCGTCCGCGCTCGTCGCCGATCTCACCCAGGGTGTGGGTGTGGGGGAGCGCGAGGACACCACACCGGTGCCCGGGCCCGTGCCCGTCCCTGTGGCCCCCACGGCCCCGCCGGTGCCGTCCGCCCGCCCCAAGCAGGGGAAGCTGAAGGCGGGGGTCGTTCCCGACCTCACCAAGAAGGCTCCGGAGGAGCCCCGCGACCTGCCCCCGCGTGCGGAGCAACTCCAGCTGTCCGGAGACGTCACCTACGCCTTGCCGTCGTTGGACCTCCTCACCCGCGGCGGCCCGGGCAAGGCGCGCAGTGCCGCCAACGACGCGGTCGTCGCCTCGCTCACCCAGGTCTTCACCGAGTTCAAGGTCGACGCCAGCGTCACGGGCTTCACCCGCGGCCCGACGGTCACCCGCTACGAAGTCGAACTCGGTCCTGCCGTGAAGGTCGAGCGGATCACCGCGCTCACCAAGAACATCGCGTACGCGGTCGCTAGTCCGGACGTGCGGATCATCAGCCCCATCCCCGGCAAGTCCGCCGTCGGCATCGAGATCCCGAACACCGACCGGGAGATGGTCAACCTCGGCGACGTGTTGCGTCTGGCGGAGTCCGCCGAGGACGACGACCCGATGCTGGTGGCCTTCGGCAAGGACGTCGAGGGCGGGTACGTGATGCACTCGCTTGCGAAGATGCCGCACATGCTCGTCGCCGGTGCCACTGGTTCGGGCAAGTCTTCCTGCATCAACTGCCTGATCACCTCGATCATGATGCGGTCGTCCCCGGAGGACGTCCGGATGATCCTGGTGGATCCCAAGAGGGTCGAGCTGACCGCGTACGAGGGCATCCCGCACCTGATCACGCCGATCATCACCAACCCCAAGCGGGCCGCCGAGGCGCTGCAGTGGGTGGTGCGCGAGATGGACCTCAGGTACGACGACCTGGCCGCCTACGGGTACCGGCACATCGACGACTTCAACCAGGCCGTCCGTGAGGGCAAGGTCAAACCGCCCGAGGGCAGCGAGCGGGAGCTGCAGCCGTACCCCTACCTGTTGGTGATCGTGGACGAGCTGGCCGATCTGATGATGGTCGCCCCGCGTGATGTGGAGGACGCGATCGTGCGCATCACCCAGCTCGCGCGCGCCGCCGGCATCCACCTGGTGCTCGCCACCCAGCGTCCGTCGGTGGACGTGGTCACGGGTCTGATCAAGGCCAATGTGCCCTCCCGGCTGGCCTTCGCCACCTCCTCGCTCGCCGACTCCCGGGTCATCCTCGACCAGCCAGGAGCGGAGAAGCTGATCGGCAAGGGCGACGGCCTGTTCCTGCCGATGGGCGCCAACAAGCCGACGCGTATGCAGGGCGCCTTCGTCACCGAGGCCGAGGTCGCGGCCGTCGTGCGGCACTGCAAGGACCAGATGGCGCCCATCTTCCGGGACGACGTCACCGTGGGCACCAAGCAGAAGAAGGAGATCGACGAGGACATCGGAGACGACCTCGACTTGCTGTGCCAGGCGGCCGAACTCGTCGTCTCCACCCAGTTCGGGTCGACGTCCATGCTGCAGCGCAAGTTGCGTGTCGGCTTCGCCAAGGCAGGTCGGCTCATGGACCTCATGGAGTCCCGCAGCATCGTGGGCCCCAGTGAGGGTTCCAAGGCGCGCGATGTGTTGGTCAAACCGGATGAGCTGGACGGTGTGCTCGCGGTGATTCGCGGGGAATCCGACGCGTAG